The genome window TAATGATGCAGCTAATAATGCAGAAGCTGCAACATTAACTATTGATTTCCAAGCTATGGTTGGAGATACTAACAATGCTTCAATAAGCAGCAACGCTTATTTAAAAGTTACAGGTTCTTATGGGGATATAGATGGTAAAATAGATGCTGCTACAGGAGCTTCTGTTCCTACTAGAACACCAGATCTATTAAACAAATACAGATCTGCTGACAACAATGTATTAAATAATAGAATGGAAGTAAGTATGGGACAATTCTTATTATTTGGTACAGCTAATTCATCAAGATATATTGATGATGGTATGTCTGGTTCTGGCATAGCTCAAAGAACTGTTGATGGTACTACAGGTCCTAAAGTTACAGGTACAGGTATTACAAAAGGTGATGACGGAGTTATTACTATAAGATTTGTACATGCAGGCGGTAAAACAGTAGAACCTTATGTATTTGAAATGAAATCTGATGCTAATGGAGTATTCCAAATTGGTGCTGGTACTGAAAACTTCAAAAGAAGCGAAGCTGTTGTTACAAATGATTTTGATTTTAATACAGATTCTGCTCTTTTAATAGTTGATAAAGCTAAAGATGGAAATCCTTATTGGAAAGGTGATCTTCAAGCTACTTTTGAAAACAACATAATAAAAATTAATGGTACTTTAACAGAAATAAAATAATATATAATTTAATATGATTAAAAAAAGAGCATGGTATTTTTACTATGCTCTTTATTTTTAATAATGGAGTATTTATGAATATAAAAAAAGTAAAAATAGAAATATATATACCAGAAGAATATACTCAAAAACTCAGAGAAGCCTTAAATGATATAGGGGCATTAGGGGTTGGAAATTATGATAATGTAATGTCTGTAACAAAAATTACAGGTTATTGGCGTCCTTTAGAAAATGCTAATCCATTTGATGGAAAAGTTAATGAGATATCAGAAGCTCCTGAAGATAAGGTAGAGTTTTCAACAGATGCCAAAAATATAGAAAATATTAT of Brachyspira hampsonii contains these proteins:
- a CDS encoding cytochrome C biogenesis protein; protein product: MNIKKVKIEIYIPEEYTQKLREALNDIGALGVGNYDNVMSVTKITGYWRPLENANPFDGKVNEISEAPEDKVEFSTDAKNIENIIKVMKEVHPYEEPVINIIPLLNDRFDLNLNY